The genomic stretch tcATGTATTATATAAGATTGGAGTTTTTACATGTTCATGGTGAATCAAATCATTATAGAATGACCCTTTGAACCCCAATTAATACTTTTTGTCTTAGTATTTTtagtctgatattaatataattgACCTTGCTTTATTTTGATTAGCATGTACCTGGCAAATttccttccatccttttatttcaaaCGTTTCTGTATCCTTATGATTTGCCAGGTTTGGCATAAACAGCATATGGCTAGACTTGTTAATTTTCATCCAAAATGACAATCTCTGACTTTAACTGGAGAGTTTACCCCATTAAcaattttttattactgattatgTAATAAAGTATAAATTTCAAATATGAACTTATTACTAccttcttacatttttctttctatttttcctgcctttccataaatctttttctactttctcaaCTTCTAAAAGctgatttacttgtttttctttgtttttctcattgccTACCTCATGATTTAAATAGCAGATAGTAAAATGGTACTAAtatgaaattattcaaaataattggaaatgataaagggatcagttTTCCTACCACATACAATAATGCGGTGAAGATCCTCTGATGTGTGAAGCAGTGAGGCGCTGGTGTCAAAAGAAACAAGTGTATCCTTCATGGCGCACAGAACAGCGTGCACGTAACTATGGTTTCTCTGTAACCATTTGTTTCAAACTTTGGGCTGTACAGCAGCTCCGTTATTAAGGGTCTGGAGCAAGTGCAAACACTTCGGGAAGGGGTGGCGCTAAGATCTATATCGGACCGGAAGTCGCTTTGCTGCCGTTTTTACCTCAGCTGCCTTGAAGCCCTCCTCCGTGTAGCGCCTTCCGGGCGCCGAGGTATCTTGTgagggctttgaagatggaggggcgGGTGACGGGGTCGTCCAAGGGGATTTGGGGGTTGATAACGGGTGTCTTTGGAGCCAGTATGGGGACTTGTTCGAATTTGAGTTGAGCGCTCAGatcattattttctgtcttcttatattGTCAGCTGAGACCACAGATGGGTATGTATTGTTTTCGTTTTCGTTAagctctaagtattttctaatttccgttattattattttttttaccaagAGTTTAGAAATGCCttttcaattttcaaaagttaaggCTTTTGTTTCTAACGCAACTTATCTGTGCCCTGTGTGATGCTTATTCATTGGAAAGTGTTCAGACTTCCTTTAAGACTAAGGCCAGGGTGAGTTTTTATTAATATTGCATCTGTAGCTCGGAACTAGTATGTGTTCTCTGGTTGATAACTGTCTTAACCAAAACGTGtgtattctttgtgtgtgtgcttgctcTTTTAATCTTTGAGAGTAATGATTTGCGTGTGTGTGCAAATgcacacaaacatttaaaaacatttgtatatttatatattttagtaggCGTTACTGGGTTCAGGTAGGAGTAGTTTTCAGAATAAAGATTGTCAAATTATTCTAGGTGAGTGAGTCAGGGCAGACAGCGCACAGCGTGGCACGTGcaagtgggggagggggcagggcttgGCATGGCTCAGCACGTGAGAGGTAAGGCAGAACAGAGTACGtacaggaagtggggaggggtatATGAGGCTGAGAGTCTGGGAGGCGGGCAGGGCCTGGCAGCGCAtgggacccacagggctgggagCCTTAAGGCAAGACAGAGTGTGTCCAAGAAGGCAGAGTCAGGCACGTGGAGCCTGGAGAGACTAGGCAGAGTGGGCGGGACAGAAAGGTGGGCGGAGCATGTCTGAGGGGCTGGGCCGGCTGGGCAGAGGAGGCTTGTCTGGGACCATGGTGTAGGGCAAGCAGGGTAGCAGGTGTGTCCTGGAGGGTGGACAAGGCAGGCTGAGCCCTCTAAGTGTAAGGAGGTGGAGTCTAGCTTTTCTGGGTGGATATGCAGGGCCTTATGAATTCGACTGGGCAAGATGCAGCCAGATGGACTAGCCAAGTGTGTCTGGATAAGGTGGGCAAGCAGGGCCAGGTGGTGCCAGTCATTCCCAGGCAGGCAAGACCTAGTGTATCCAGGCGGGTGCTGTGGGCCCCAGCCACAGTGGCCAGAGGGTGAGGCCAGGAGTGTTGGGGCAGGGTGAGCCCATCCCCACCCACTTAGTGCTGACCCAGAGGCCTCCTTCCATCAGCACAGGAGCGCTACTTATAATCCCTGGTCTCTGGTGAATCTAGGACACAGGGTGGTTGGGGGAATGGAGCTGGTGCGAGGGTCTGCCCGTCAGTTCTTAACTGGGATACTCTCAGAGACTTTGCCATAGTCCCCCTGACAACTGCTCACTCGATCACACCTGCCTCAACTACAGAAGTCTGAGCTGTCCCAGAAGTACCAGGTGGGGGCAATGCCATCGGCAGTAAAGGAGGCCATACACCAGCTGTTGTCTGAAAAGGACCTGCCTCAGTACTGAAGCTTATACCAGGACTTTTATATACGAGATTCTTGACAGTCAAAGCCTGATGAGTGTATGGCAGGGCCCCTGCGTGGAAGGATAAGGACATTGAAGGCAGGGAGGCTCAGCAATGAAGAGAGAGGAGGCACGGAGTGTCCAGCGATCATTTAAGAAACAAATTGGGGAGACCTGTCAGCATTTTTCTAGCCTACAGCCCTGGATGAATGACACTGAGGACTTCCCATTCCTAGATTCTGCACTGCAGAAGCAGGCAATGGATacgaagaaaaggaagaatttgaagaaaaaagtggAGTGGAAGGTGACAGAAATGGTGGAATGGGGGGCatggaggcagaggttggggGCAGAATGCAAGGTAGTAGTACAGGGTTAGGGGGCTGACACTGATTCCCCTGCCCCTGCTTTGACCACTCTTGtgtcacagaaggagaagcagCAGAAACTCATGGAAAAGTCAGAAGACCCAGAGCAGTCAGATGCCGAGCACCCAGCCTCACTGCGGCAGTGCCTGGGACCTGGCTGTGTGCACCCCACCCGGCCAGGCTCCAAGTACTGCTCGGACGACTGTGGCATGAAGCTGGCAGCTGAGTGAGTGCACCTGGAGGTTAAGCAACAGGGAATAAAGTAGGGCATGATCTATGCCAGCTGTAAGTCCATCTACCCCGCTACCTATGTATCCTCCACCACTCGTCCACTCACCCACCTGTCCATCCACCCTTACATCCACCGACCCGCTGAACCACCCATCCACGTTCTATCCACCAACCCACTCATTCACCCTCAACAGTCACTTACCCACCCAGCTGTCTAGCCATCCACCCAACCATCCACCATCCAAGCACGCATTCACCAACATTCACTCATCTACCATTCATTATCCTAAACATCCACCATTCGGTCACTCatccatttcttcttattttgatGTCCCCACATATGCATTCCATTCTTGCTGTCTCCCCTTCCAGCCGCATCTATGCGATCCTGCCCAAGCGCATCCAGCAGTGGCAGAAGAGCCCTTGCGTTGCTGAGGAGCATGGCAAGAAAATGCTCGAGCGCATCCACCGTGAACAGCAGGACACCCACACCCGCCTGAAGGACATAGAGTGCCATTTCCATGAACTTGAGGCCATCATTCAGCGTGGCAAGCAGCAGCCTGTGTGCAAAGATGAAGAGGTGAGTGGGAATGCGTGGGGTGGAGCAGAAAGGTGCCTGATATCTTGCCCTGCCGTCCCCACCCTGCACTGCTTTACTGGCCCTTCTACTGTCCTATGCAGAGTGACAAACGTGGCAGGAACAGCGTCAACCTGCAGATCTTCTGTGTCTCCTGCGGGCAACCCATCAAAATGCAGGTTGCCCTGCGCCACATGGAGCACTGCTTCGCCAAGGTTGGAGCATTGGCTGGGGGAAGATGGGGCAAGGATGTTTTTGGCTGGGTGGGGTCCATGAGGAGGGGGGCAGGTTTGGTGCCCGGGTATTTGTTGTAGAAGAGAATACAACACACATCCATGGCTCTACCCATTTGTGCTTTTCTTCCATCCCCAGTAAAGGGGCCAAGATTTGGGCATCAGCCACTGGTGAGGGGGGGACATGGCTGAGCAGACAGGAGCGTAGGGTCCACAGGGAGCAAATGTGTTGTTTGGGGCTTTTTCATGGGAGGTCACGCAGTGTGTGTCTATCGTTCCTCCCATGTGTACTCTTTTTTCCCCAGTATGAGCGCAAATCGCCCTTCACGTCCATGTACCCCACTCGCATTGAGGGGTGAGTGCGAGTGCTACTCAGGGTCAAAGGCACGATGTGGACGAGGTCAGGAGCAGGGTGGGCAAGATCAAGGGCAGGATGTGGGTAGGCTCAGAGACAGAGGTGGGCAGATTAGCGGCAGGGTGTAGGTGGGGTTGGGGACAAAGTGTGGGCAGGGTTCAGGGCGGGACCACCCTCCTCCTGACCCTTAGCACCTCACTTTCACCTGTCCCCAGAGCCACAAGGCTCTTCTGTGATGTTTACGACCCATGGAGTAAGAGCTACTGTAAGCGACTCCAGGTGCTATGCCCTGAGCACTCGAAGGACCCCAAGGTGAgacttttctttctctacctcATCGCCCTCcattcctccccttctccctaccTGACCACCTTCCTCTCGTCCTCCAGTGCTTGATTGCCTcctattccttcttccttctgcGTGACTGCCTTCTTACCTCCTGGCCAATCCCTATGtatcccctcctcctttcctgacCTCCCCTACATCCCCCTCCTCACTGCCCAATCACTTTCtagttttacttttctctctgcctgtttatttattcataatcTCCTTGCCTGACCCCGCAGGCcaacatttctctctccctctgcctgaccAGCCTCCGTTCCTCTGCTCCTCACTGCACAACCATTCCCCATTCTTCCCTTCTCCTTGCTTGCTcatctcccttcttttcctagCCCCTGCCTGACCACCCCACAatcccccctctctccctgcatGGTTACCCTCAATTCCTCTCTTCTCACTTGCTGACTTCCTTCCATTCTTATTCTCCCTGCCTCACTTCCCCAATCGCCTTCTCACTGCTTGTCATCTCCTAAATCCCTTCTTCTTCCCTGTTTGATCAGCCCCCATCCCTTTCACCCTCCCAGCCTTATTCCTCACCTCCCCCATGCTTTACCAACCCTCATTCATCTACTTCTCCCTGTCAGAcctcccctccatccttcctctccttcctgtttGATCTCTTTCTGTTCTTCCGTCCTTCCTGCCTGATCACCTCCATTCCTACATCCCTGCTTAACTTCTTCCTCCATTCTCCATGATTGATCATCCCCCTTTGGCCCCCTCTTCTTTACCTAATCACTGAATTCCTCTCTTCGCCCCTGCTAGGTCACCACTCCgcattcctctccttcctgcctgcctgccctctcttcccctcttccttgcATCCTGCCTGCCTGATCACCCTCCATTTGCCACCCTTCACGTACCTCATCATCTTTCATTCTTCCCCCAGGTACTGGATGAAGAAGTGTGCGGTTGCCCACTAGTGAAAAACGTCTTTGAGCCCACCGATAATTTCTGTTGCCTCCCCAAACGCTTGTGCAGTCACCACTACTGCTGGGAGAAGCTGAGACGTGCCGAGGTGGACCTAGAGCGCGTGCGCATGGTACGTACGTTACATGGTACGTTACATGGTATGCCCCTTAGGGGCTGAGAGGCGGGATGGAATCCTAGAAGCCCCTTCTCATGCTTGCCCCCCACAGTTGCTCAAGCTGGAAGAGCTGGTTGAGCAGGAGCACAAGGTGCGCACAGCCATGAAGAATCGGGCAGGGCTGCTGGCCCTGATGCTTCATCAGACAATCCAGCATGACCCGCTCACCACTGACCTACGCTCCAGAGTAGACAGCTGAGCTCTGCTCAGCTGAGGTCCTGTACTCAACACCCTGTGCAAGGGAGACACTCTACGAATTCCTCACACACCTGTTGCTCTAATATATTTCTCAGGGCATCTCAGAGTTTCTCTGTGCTTCTCTGCTCCCCATTTAGTCTCCTGTCTCGGTCTACGCCTCCTTGAGGTGGGGTGGTCCTCAAAATCCCCCTCTTTCTGTCCGTTCCTGTATCCCCCGTCTCTTTCTTTCCTGAATCTGGGTGCGGTCAGGAGATCTGCCCTACCCTCATCTCCCACCATCCTGAGTTTTGTTTAAAAACTTTAGAACAAGAGATTTTAATATCCTCTGGTGGCCCCTAAGCCGTTCTCTCTGGCCACAAACCCAATTCCGAACCTCCAGTGGTGGTGGGTGACAGTGCAGCTTTACTTGGGGGGTGGGCTACAGTGCACATTTGGGGGTGCCTGTGATGCCCACTGTGCTCGGTGCATCCTCTTCTGTCAACGGAGATGTGATCTTATGAAGGGAATGCCAGTGACTCTTGTTCTCCTAAGTCCCCCATCCCAGTCCATCAAATATGTAGTTGGCACCTGATTAGTGTACCTTGACCAACTTCTGTATAATTGTTAATATTCCCCAGGCCAGAGGTGCTGGGGAAACGTTGCAATGGAGGGAATAGGTGAGTGTGGGATAGTCCTCCTTGGTGATTCCACTTTGGGACACTGAGGAGAGTCCAGGGTGTCATAGCAATTatgtccctgcccccacccaccttGGTCCACCCTTTACCATACCACGAGGTCCCAGCCTTTTCTGTCAGCCTTGGCCCCTGCCAGTCGAGTCCTGGTCTATCTGTCTCCCCCGCAAACCTGCCCATCCTGTCCTGTCCTCCTCCTCCCACTACCCTGCTCTGGGTCTGCCCTTTCCAGCTGGCTCTGCCCATTTCAAGCCTATAGGGTTGCCGGAAGAGGACTGGGACCTCTGCCACATCTGCCTTTGCCAGCCCCAGCCAGGCCTCCTGTGCCAGTAGAGGTGTGTCAAGCAGTGCTGCCTGTGGGTACTGGTATGTCTCAAATGATGGACTTGAACTACTCTtcctattctttttatattcacgGGCCCCTTAGggatattttcattaattttcactgTTACACTTTTCCCCGGGGACTCACATATTTCACCTAAATGTTTAAGTATGTTGCTCTAGACTTAAACCTCATATTCCACGATAACTAGTATATTAGTTCTCTAATGCACTACGTATCTGGTGCAATATCTCCTTTTTTATTACTAgtattgtactttttttcttttaaacttcatCAGATTTTCCAGGAGCTAAGCCATATAGTCAATTATTAGAAAGGCTtacccttttgttttatttatactccctaaatttatatttatgtacttTACTTAAGCTTTATGTACTTAAGCTTTTATTAACTGCcaccttgatttttttgttttgtgtttcatttttctatgtgtttgcttcattttgttctttttctaccttcttgAGTCAAATTCCTAACgattattttttggtttcccagtcttttttttaatagtaaaggaTTTGAGACTATACACTTTTTTCTAAATGTAGCTGTGTCTCATAAACTCTGGTATGAAAGGTGCAACTTCAGAATTGATTTCTCGCTTTGATCCTAGCTATTGAGGAACGTTTCTTAGTTTCTAACTGGTTAAAGTAGTTtggttatcttttctttctttttttgtaattatgGTTTTACTGTGATCAGAGAATGTAGCCTGTTGGATCTGAACTTGTAAACATTACTCAAGATTTTCTCTGTGGGCCAGATTACTCAACTGAATTTTGTAAAACTTTCATGGATATAAGAGAAGAAACTATATTCTCGGTTAGGTACAGATTACTCATTAGGACTTTTCAATCTAGTTTGAGGATTAACATTTCTTTACTctgattttttgtctttttgtctacTCCATCTGTTATATTATcaaaagagagaataaatgttatattttaaaacaaatttctccttatagttctgtttttggcagggggtggggggatcctAAAGTATATATCTTTGGCCATTTTTCACAATGCCactatgtgttttctttgttttgcttgttgAGTCCTATTGACCTTGAATTTACTTTGGTAAGTACatcatcactgctgcttttattttgctGCCACTAATCTGGTGTGTCTTTGCCTAAacctttattttgcattttcctctttgtttaaGATATACTTCTTTTAACTGCATATAAGAGTATTTTTTGCTCTAATCCCACATTTGTGTCTTGAGATTCAGTCCATTTAAATTTGTATAATGATGATAaccttatttttttgtattatattatGCTTACTATCAATTTTACTACTTCCTAAATataactttcattcttttctccttcctaacACCTTTATGACatttctgttcagttttctccCCCCCCATACCTCATTAGTTTGGTAACTTTTATGTTTACTAATTGTCTGGTTATATATTTGGTTCTCTCTAACAGGCATGATTTatgttttttctgttatttgatcAGAATATAATTAACCTTTCTTGGTAGAGAAAGATACTCTATCCTCCATATCTGCCTCATCAAGGTGAAGAGTATTATTTCCAGATTTTCCTAGAAACATTTAAACTGCTTTTATGAAGACTGTATTTTTCTTAGGTTAAGTCAATTCTGCTTCAAGAAAacttacttaacatttttattcaaagTCCCCAGTCACTTTATTTGTCATAATTTAACTATAGCTATATGAATGTGTACTTGAgggtgtgtattttaccacaacagTCATTGCTAACCATTGTCTTGCTCTGTTATTTTGAGATCTATCTTCTGAtttagtattcatttatttagaataCTTCTTTTAGTGTTTTCCTCAAATAGAGTAAATTGATAGAATAGTGTTCATATTATTTAATGTCTGAAGCTGTTTATTTCTCCAATGTCTATGGGAAGTAGCTTCTAAAATGGCTCCCAATGATCcttgcctcctggtattcatggcCTTGTGTAATTCCCTCCATTTGAGTAATTTGCTTCTAATCAATAGCATACCTTTAACACTGAGGAGATGCCGCCTTCATGATTAGATTACAAGAGATTGTAGCTTCTATCTTGCTAACAGGCTGTCTCCCTTGTTGGATTTAGTAAACCAACTTGCCGTGTTGGGGAGGCCCGTACAGCAGGGAA from Phocoena phocoena chromosome X, mPhoPho1.1, whole genome shotgun sequence encodes the following:
- the LOC136142090 gene encoding CXXC-type zinc finger protein 1-like: MKREEARSVQRSFKKQIGETCQHFSSLQPWMNDTEDFPFLDSALQKQAMDTKKRKNLKKKVEWKKEKQQKLMEKSEDPEQSDAEHPASLRQCLGPGCVHPTRPGSKYCSDDCGMKLAADRIYAILPKRIQQWQKSPCVAEEHGKKMLERIHREQQDTHTRLKDIECHFHELEAIIQRGKQQPVCKDEESDKRGRNSVNLQIFCVSCGQPIKMQVALRHMEHCFAKYERKSPFTSMYPTRIEGATRLFCDVYDPWSKSYCKRLQVLCPEHSKDPKVLDEEVCGCPLVKNVFEPTDNFCCLPKRLCSHHYCWEKLRRAEVDLERVRMLLKLEELVEQEHKVRTAMKNRAGLLALMLHQTIQHDPLTTDLRSRVDS